One window from the genome of Mucilaginibacter ginsenosidivorans encodes:
- a CDS encoding DinB family protein, translated as MSTKKQLLAQYDLHDVLFTNVIKDISDAESNQVIADPLNCVKWIAGHLLWANSNLANISGVQVEVKWRGHFHTKQGGSAEDFNAPPSPLPTLDEIRDKWNHDTVITRKGLENLPEEALNKVIDRKHPIQPFDNTLAGLWAFINDHQAYHIGQIGIIRRALGKEAMSYFRS; from the coding sequence ATGTCAACCAAAAAACAACTTTTAGCACAGTACGATCTGCACGACGTATTGTTTACCAATGTGATCAAAGACATCAGCGATGCGGAATCAAACCAGGTAATAGCTGATCCGTTAAACTGCGTAAAATGGATAGCGGGTCATCTTTTATGGGCAAACTCAAACCTTGCCAATATCAGCGGCGTACAGGTGGAGGTAAAATGGCGAGGCCATTTCCACACTAAACAGGGTGGAAGTGCAGAAGATTTTAATGCTCCGCCAAGCCCGCTGCCAACACTGGACGAAATAAGGGATAAATGGAACCATGATACTGTTATTACCAGGAAGGGCCTTGAAAATTTGCCCGAAGAAGCCTTGAATAAAGTTATCGACAGGAAACATCCTATACAACCATTCGATAACACGCTTGCCGGTTTATGGGCCTTTATAAACGACCACCAGGCTTATCATATCGGCCAGATAGGTATTATCCGGAGAGCACTTGGAAAAGAGGCGATGTCATATTTCAGGAGTTAA
- the mqnE gene encoding aminofutalosine synthase MqnE has protein sequence MEAESNLHVLLQDPDLSADLKQIARKVLDNERITFDEGVLLYEKGELSYLGVLANYIRNKKHGDRTYFNRNFHIEPTNLCVYDCKFCSYSRLIKQRSEGWEYTMDDMLDLVKKYDGEPVTEVHIVGGVLPQYDVPFYSELFSRIKAHRPELHVKALTPVEYHYIFKKAKIGYAEGMKLMKEAGLESIPGGGAEIFHEEIRDIICKDKCTADQWLQIHEEWHKLGMRSNATMLYGHIEKHWHRVDHMERLRQLQDKTGGFQTFIPLKFRNQDNQMSDVPESTVIEDLRNYAIARIYLDNFDHIKAYWAMISRNTAQLSLNFGVDDIDGTLDDTTKIYSMAGAEEQHPGMSTKQLVELIKQVGRQPIERDTLYNVVTDYTNFEFPEEVKPQFYKLPVIN, from the coding sequence ATGGAAGCTGAAAGTAATTTACACGTATTATTACAGGATCCCGATCTTTCCGCTGATCTTAAGCAAATTGCCCGAAAAGTACTGGATAACGAACGCATCACTTTTGATGAGGGTGTGCTGCTTTATGAAAAGGGCGAATTGAGTTATCTCGGGGTGCTGGCAAACTATATCCGCAACAAAAAGCACGGCGATCGAACCTACTTTAACCGTAATTTCCATATCGAACCAACCAATCTGTGTGTATATGATTGTAAGTTTTGTTCGTATTCAAGGCTGATCAAACAGCGTTCGGAAGGTTGGGAATACACCATGGACGACATGCTGGATTTAGTGAAAAAATATGATGGTGAACCTGTTACCGAGGTACACATTGTGGGTGGTGTACTGCCACAGTATGATGTCCCGTTTTATTCGGAACTGTTCAGCCGTATCAAGGCGCACCGTCCCGAATTGCATGTAAAAGCGCTGACACCAGTTGAATATCACTATATTTTCAAGAAAGCAAAGATCGGTTATGCTGAGGGGATGAAGCTGATGAAAGAAGCCGGACTTGAATCCATACCAGGCGGAGGAGCCGAGATATTCCACGAGGAGATACGCGACATCATTTGCAAAGATAAATGTACCGCCGACCAATGGCTGCAAATACACGAGGAGTGGCATAAGCTGGGTATGCGGTCGAACGCGACGATGCTTTACGGCCATATTGAAAAGCACTGGCACCGGGTGGACCATATGGAGCGCCTACGTCAGCTACAGGATAAAACCGGCGGTTTCCAGACCTTTATTCCGCTGAAATTCCGCAACCAGGATAACCAAATGTCGGATGTGCCAGAGTCGACCGTGATAGAAGACCTGCGGAATTATGCTATAGCCCGTATTTACCTTGATAATTTCGATCATATCAAAGCTTACTGGGCGATGATCAGCCGGAATACGGCACAATTGTCGCTGAATTTTGGTGTGGACGATATTGATGGCACGCTGGACGACACGACCAAAATATATTCGATGGCGGGGGCCGAGGAGCAGCATCCGGGCATGAGCACAAAGCAATTGGTGGAACTGATCAAACAGGTTGGCAGGCAGCCGATAGAACGCGACACACTGTATAATGTAGTGACCGACTATACCAATTTTGAGTTCCCTGAAGAGGTTAAACCACAGTTTTACAAATTACCGGTGATCAATTAA
- a CDS encoding homoserine O-acetyltransferase family protein — protein sequence MNTQTFKYKQGIKLESGKQLAELEIGFHTYGKLSKNKDNVVWVCHALTANSDVFDWWKGLFGPADHFNPDEHFIVCANILGSAYGTTSPLSFNPATGLPYYLAFPQITVRDMVKAHQLLAEHLGIEDIKIVIGGSLGGQQALEWAIMEPERIKNLILIATNARHSPWGIAFNESQRMAIAADRSFYANKPDGGAKGMKAARSIALLSYRGYKTYGITQQEENDKKVDDFKASSYQNYQGDKLVKRFNAYSYWYLSKVMDSHNAGRGRHGVEKALSLIKSRTLVIGIKSDVLFPIEEQQYLFRHIPKAAFAEVDSFYGHDGFLIETEILTNIIISFFKTDVKGKIIDLQQSA from the coding sequence ATGAATACACAAACTTTTAAATACAAACAGGGTATCAAGCTCGAATCGGGAAAGCAATTGGCTGAACTGGAAATTGGTTTTCATACCTATGGTAAACTGAGTAAAAATAAGGATAATGTTGTTTGGGTATGTCATGCGCTTACTGCTAACTCTGATGTTTTCGACTGGTGGAAAGGCTTGTTCGGTCCGGCTGATCATTTTAACCCTGACGAACACTTCATTGTATGCGCCAATATCCTTGGCTCGGCTTATGGAACAACCAGCCCTTTGAGTTTTAACCCGGCTACCGGGCTGCCTTACTACCTGGCTTTTCCTCAAATAACAGTGCGTGACATGGTGAAAGCACATCAGCTGCTGGCCGAACACCTCGGAATTGAAGATATCAAAATAGTTATTGGCGGGTCGCTTGGCGGGCAGCAGGCCCTGGAATGGGCGATAATGGAACCGGAGCGTATTAAAAACTTAATACTGATAGCTACCAACGCCCGTCATTCGCCATGGGGCATCGCCTTTAACGAATCGCAGCGTATGGCCATAGCCGCCGACCGAAGCTTTTATGCGAACAAACCCGATGGCGGCGCAAAAGGCATGAAAGCTGCACGAAGCATAGCGCTCCTGTCCTACCGCGGATATAAAACTTACGGCATTACGCAACAGGAAGAAAATGATAAAAAGGTAGACGACTTTAAAGCATCATCGTACCAGAACTACCAGGGTGATAAACTGGTTAAGCGTTTTAATGCCTATAGTTACTGGTACCTTTCCAAAGTAATGGACTCGCACAACGCGGGCCGCGGCCGTCATGGCGTGGAAAAAGCATTAAGCCTTATCAAATCAAGAACACTGGTCATCGGTATAAAGTCGGATGTGCTGTTCCCCATTGAAGAGCAGCAATATTTGTTCCGGCATATTCCTAAAGCTGCATTTGCGGAAGTCGACTCATTTTATGGGCACGATGGCTTCCTGATCGAAACTGAAATATTAACTAACATCATCATATCATTTTTTAAAACCGACGTAAAGGGTAAGATCATCGACCTGCAACAATCCGCATAA
- a CDS encoding O-acetylhomoserine aminocarboxypropyltransferase/cysteine synthase family protein — MSNLRFETLQLHAGQEPDPTTGSRAVPIYQTSSYVFKNAEHGANLFALKEFGNIYTRIMNPTTDVFEKRVAALEGGVAALATGSGQAAQFLALNNILGVGDNFVSSPFIYGGTYNQFKVSFKRLGIEARFAKDDSAESLEKLIDDKTKAIYLETIGNPEYNIPDFDKVAALAKKHDLPLIVDNTFAAAGYLFRPLEHGAHVVVQSATKWIGGHGTSIGGVIVDGGNYNWGNGKFPQFSEPSEGYHGLVFSDVFGVGGPFGNIQFIIRARVEGLRDFGAALSPFNSFLFLQGLETLSLRVQRHVDNALALAQWLEQHPQVAKVNYPGLASSPYNALAKKYLKNGFGAVLSFEVKGDKENAGRFIDSLQLVSHLANVGDAKTLIIQPSATTHQQLSDEEQLAAGVTPNALRVAVGIEHIDDIKADFEQAFAKIKQQEPELV, encoded by the coding sequence ATGTCAAACCTGAGATTCGAAACTTTACAATTGCATGCGGGGCAGGAACCCGATCCAACCACCGGCAGTAGGGCTGTGCCTATTTATCAAACATCGTCTTATGTGTTCAAAAATGCGGAACATGGCGCCAATCTATTCGCTCTAAAGGAGTTCGGTAATATCTATACGCGCATTATGAACCCAACCACCGATGTATTTGAAAAGCGTGTGGCGGCTTTAGAAGGTGGTGTAGCGGCATTGGCTACCGGTTCGGGACAAGCAGCGCAATTTTTGGCGCTGAACAACATCCTTGGGGTGGGCGACAATTTTGTTTCATCCCCTTTTATATACGGTGGAACGTACAACCAATTTAAGGTTTCTTTTAAAAGGCTCGGTATAGAGGCCCGGTTTGCTAAGGACGATTCGGCAGAAAGTCTTGAAAAGCTTATTGACGATAAAACCAAAGCCATCTACCTGGAAACTATCGGCAATCCCGAATACAACATCCCGGATTTTGATAAAGTAGCAGCGTTGGCCAAAAAGCACGACCTGCCTTTGATAGTGGATAATACTTTTGCTGCTGCCGGCTACCTTTTCCGCCCTCTTGAGCATGGTGCGCATGTGGTGGTTCAATCTGCTACCAAATGGATCGGTGGCCACGGCACCAGCATCGGCGGGGTTATTGTTGATGGTGGTAATTACAACTGGGGCAATGGCAAGTTTCCTCAATTCAGCGAACCGTCGGAAGGTTATCATGGCCTGGTTTTTTCCGACGTGTTCGGCGTGGGCGGTCCCTTTGGCAATATCCAGTTCATCATCCGGGCAAGAGTTGAGGGCTTGCGCGATTTTGGTGCAGCGCTATCACCGTTCAATTCATTTCTTTTCCTGCAGGGTTTGGAGACGCTTTCACTACGAGTCCAGCGTCACGTCGATAATGCGTTAGCCTTGGCGCAATGGCTCGAGCAGCATCCGCAGGTAGCAAAAGTGAATTATCCCGGCCTGGCGTCATCACCCTACAATGCATTGGCCAAAAAGTACCTGAAGAACGGTTTTGGAGCAGTGCTTTCATTCGAGGTGAAAGGCGATAAGGAAAATGCAGGCCGCTTTATCGATAGCCTGCAGCTGGTAAGTCACCTGGCCAACGTTGGCGATGCCAAAACGCTTATCATACAACCATCGGCAACAACGCACCAGCAACTGTCCGACGAAGAACAGCTGGCTGCAGGTGTTACGCCTAACGCGCTGCGCGTAGCGGTTGGTATCGAACATATCGATGATATCAAAGCAGATTTTGAACAGGCTTTTGCTAAGATCAAACAGCAGGAACCTGAATTGGTATAA
- a CDS encoding response regulator, with protein sequence MSKHVLVVEDSEELISLYRDLLEPDGYRLSFLAGSDDIIQHITELQPDIVLLDFLIAGINGGELCSQIKKNPATSRIPVIMATAYPRLLNSLGHYGWDDFIAKPFELEEFYRVIRKHSLKVAS encoded by the coding sequence ATGAGCAAACATGTTCTTGTAGTGGAAGACAGCGAAGAACTGATTTCACTTTACCGCGACCTGCTGGAGCCAGACGGCTATCGCCTGTCATTTTTAGCAGGATCTGACGATATTATCCAACACATCACCGAATTGCAACCCGACATCGTGCTGCTTGATTTCCTGATAGCGGGCATCAATGGCGGCGAACTTTGCAGCCAGATAAAAAAGAACCCAGCCACATCCCGGATACCCGTCATCATGGCAACAGCGTATCCGCGCCTGCTGAATTCGCTCGGTCATTACGGCTGGGACGATTTTATAGCCAAGCCCTTTGAACTGGAAGAATTTTACCGGGTTATCCGCAAGCATTCGCTAAAGGTGGCCTCGTAA
- a CDS encoding trans-sulfuration enzyme family protein codes for MKIETIAIHAGNHTDESTKAVIQPIVMSTTFERAADGSYPSGYIYSRSANPNRTQLENVLAKLENGADAAAFSSGNASGMTVFQSLKPGTHIIGPDDMYHGLRNQLKNLFAGILEFDFIDVNDEMVLQDHIKSNTGLIWLETPSNPLLKVTDIKKVVKIAKSHNIKVAVDNTFATPVCQQPLALGADLVMHSSTKYFGGHSDLMGGVLVTAEKNDWWTKIRDVQGYGGAIPSPMDCYYITRSIKTLPYRIKGHVQNAQLMAAYLEKHPKVESVMYPGLSSHPQHETAKSQMSAFGGMLSFCVKGGSDEAKRVINKLKLFTQATSLGGVETLIEHRASVEGPDTKTPHNLLRVSVGLEHIDDLIADLEQALL; via the coding sequence ATGAAGATCGAGACCATCGCTATCCACGCCGGCAATCATACCGACGAATCTACCAAGGCCGTCATACAGCCCATCGTTATGTCGACCACGTTCGAACGCGCCGCGGATGGAAGTTACCCCTCAGGCTATATCTACAGCCGTTCGGCAAATCCAAACCGGACGCAACTTGAAAATGTGCTCGCAAAACTCGAAAACGGCGCCGATGCCGCAGCATTTTCCTCGGGCAATGCCTCGGGTATGACGGTTTTTCAATCTCTCAAACCCGGTACGCATATTATCGGTCCGGATGATATGTATCACGGGCTCCGTAACCAACTCAAAAACCTGTTCGCCGGGATCTTAGAATTTGATTTTATAGATGTGAATGATGAAATGGTCCTGCAAGATCACATCAAATCCAACACTGGCTTGATATGGCTCGAAACGCCTTCGAACCCATTGCTTAAAGTTACAGACATTAAAAAAGTGGTTAAGATCGCGAAGAGCCATAATATTAAAGTTGCGGTCGATAACACTTTTGCAACGCCGGTTTGCCAGCAGCCTTTAGCGCTTGGCGCCGACCTGGTGATGCACTCATCCACCAAATATTTCGGCGGGCACAGCGATCTGATGGGTGGTGTCCTGGTAACGGCTGAAAAAAACGATTGGTGGACTAAAATACGGGACGTTCAGGGGTACGGAGGCGCAATTCCATCCCCTATGGACTGCTATTACATTACAAGGAGTATCAAAACGCTGCCTTATCGCATAAAAGGCCATGTTCAGAATGCGCAGTTGATGGCTGCATACCTTGAAAAGCATCCTAAAGTTGAATCGGTGATGTACCCGGGACTATCGTCCCATCCGCAGCACGAAACCGCCAAAAGCCAGATGTCGGCATTCGGCGGTATGCTTTCCTTTTGTGTCAAAGGTGGTTCGGATGAGGCAAAAAGGGTGATCAATAAACTAAAACTATTTACCCAGGCTACCAGTCTCGGCGGTGTGGAAACACTGATCGAACATCGAGCCTCTGTCGAAGGTCCCGATACTAAAACCCCGCATAATTTATTACGTGTCTCGGTTGGTTTGGAGCATATTGATGACCTGATAGCAGATTTGGAGCAAGCGCTTCTTTGA
- a CDS encoding histidine phosphatase family protein, whose amino-acid sequence MKSKPVKSQKPKIGEIKSQSEESLILKTLYIVRHGQTDLNKLGIVQGRGRDTDLNDEGRRQAGEFFDAYCKVPLDKIYISLLKRTQQSVQQFIDLGLPYEKLEGLDELAWGVLEGQPSTPANKAAFLKLIRQWLDGKLDSKFEGGESPNEVKARQLKALEIIMSRPEEKNVLVCMHGRAMRLLLCVLLGKPLTEMESFPHQNLVLYKVTWDGSKYEIVDFNNAKHLR is encoded by the coding sequence ATGAAAAGTAAACCGGTAAAATCACAAAAACCAAAGATCGGTGAAATCAAATCACAATCGGAGGAATCCCTAATTTTAAAGACTTTATACATTGTTCGCCACGGCCAAACCGATCTGAACAAACTGGGCATTGTGCAGGGCAGGGGACGGGATACCGATTTGAACGATGAGGGCCGCCGCCAGGCAGGCGAGTTTTTTGACGCCTACTGCAAAGTGCCCTTAGATAAGATATATATTTCGCTGCTGAAACGCACGCAGCAAAGCGTCCAACAATTTATAGACCTTGGCCTGCCTTACGAAAAACTGGAAGGCCTGGACGAGTTAGCCTGGGGGGTTTTGGAGGGACAGCCAAGCACGCCTGCCAATAAGGCCGCTTTTCTGAAACTGATACGCCAATGGCTCGACGGTAAGCTGGACAGCAAATTTGAAGGCGGCGAAAGTCCTAACGAAGTAAAGGCCCGGCAGCTTAAGGCACTGGAGATCATCATGAGTCGACCAGAGGAAAAGAACGTCCTGGTATGCATGCATGGCAGGGCTATGCGCCTGCTGCTTTGTGTTCTTCTCGGCAAACCGCTTACCGAAATGGAAAGTTTCCCTCATCAAAACCTTGTCCTTTATAAAGTTACCTGGGACGGCTCGAAATACGAGATCGTCGATTTTAATAATGCCAAACACCTTCGCTAA
- a CDS encoding menaquinone biosynthetic enzyme MqnA/MqnD family protein yields the protein MKKIRISAVSYTNTKPFLYGIQNTPIIDKVDLSVDIPADCAQKLIDDKVDIGLIPVAAVLDLPEWRIVSDYCIGAVGAVNSVFLFSNCDIREVKTVQLDPQSRTSNNLAKVLLKNYWKVRPELITNAPDYSLSTDEYTAYVQIGDRTFGKKARYKFVYDLSEEWLSFTGLPFTFAAWIANKPVPQEFIDEFNSSLKFGLDHRIELLKELPKRDDFDLEDYLMHKLDFSLTEDKKKALYLFLDYIKKL from the coding sequence GTGAAAAAGATCAGAATATCTGCTGTAAGCTATACCAATACCAAACCCTTCCTGTACGGAATACAAAATACGCCGATCATAGATAAGGTTGACCTGAGCGTGGACATCCCCGCCGATTGCGCCCAAAAACTCATTGACGACAAGGTAGATATTGGCCTGATACCCGTTGCCGCGGTCCTTGACCTGCCCGAGTGGCGTATCGTTTCGGACTATTGCATAGGGGCTGTCGGGGCGGTAAATTCAGTGTTCCTGTTCAGTAATTGTGATATCAGGGAAGTTAAAACCGTTCAGCTCGACCCTCAGTCACGAACATCAAATAACCTGGCGAAAGTGCTTCTGAAAAATTACTGGAAAGTGCGGCCTGAACTTATTACAAATGCCCCGGATTACAGCCTGTCAACAGATGAATATACGGCTTACGTCCAAATAGGCGACCGCACATTCGGCAAAAAAGCACGATATAAATTCGTTTACGATCTTTCGGAAGAATGGCTGAGCTTTACCGGTTTGCCTTTTACATTTGCCGCTTGGATAGCCAATAAACCTGTCCCGCAGGAGTTCATCGACGAGTTTAACAGCTCGCTGAAATTTGGGCTCGACCACCGAATCGAATTGCTTAAAGAGCTCCCAAAACGCGACGATTTCGACCTTGAAGATTACCTGATGCACAAACTCGATTTCAGCCTGACAGAGGACAAGAAGAAAGCCCTTTATCTTTTCCTCGACTACATCAAAAAGCTCTGA
- a CDS encoding homoserine dehydrogenase produces MSKKLTIGLFGFGVVGQGLHDIIKTKNLNIEIVKICIKDGSKKRTLPAELFTTDKEELLNNPEINTIVELINDTEAAFEIVSRALSTGRNVVSASKKMIATHLDELINLQHQYGTSLLYEGAVCGSIPIIRNLEEYYDNELLHSICGIFNGSSNYILSKGFIEGLDYASALKQAQDLGFAETDPISDVGGFDAKYKLVIAAAHAYGVVVKPEEVFNLGIQSLSAYDLQYAREKNLKIKLVPVAKELDDRHVALFVLPKFVNETEFLYNVEYEYNGVIVQAAFADQQFFFGKGAGGHPTGSAVLSDIAALRYDYQYEYKKAKAKKDLKFTNDIEINIYLRYEDDDLVDELGFEYIHERYYSGNYKFVIGKINLQKLIDNQHRISDKAFIAFADQLKGVSLAESKKQALEVL; encoded by the coding sequence ATGAGTAAGAAACTAACTATTGGACTATTTGGCTTTGGCGTAGTGGGCCAGGGCCTTCATGATATCATCAAAACTAAAAATCTGAATATCGAGATCGTTAAGATCTGCATCAAAGATGGCAGTAAAAAACGCACGCTTCCGGCCGAACTGTTTACCACTGATAAAGAAGAACTGCTTAACAACCCGGAGATCAATACCATTGTTGAGTTGATAAACGATACTGAAGCCGCTTTTGAAATTGTTTCGCGGGCCTTGAGTACTGGCAGAAACGTTGTTTCGGCCAGTAAGAAAATGATTGCTACACACCTGGATGAACTGATAAACTTACAGCACCAATACGGCACCTCGTTGCTGTATGAGGGTGCTGTGTGTGGCAGTATTCCGATTATCCGTAACCTGGAGGAATATTACGATAACGAGCTGCTGCATTCTATCTGCGGTATTTTTAATGGATCATCGAATTACATTCTCTCCAAAGGGTTTATCGAGGGGCTTGATTATGCTTCAGCATTAAAACAGGCACAAGACCTTGGGTTTGCCGAAACGGATCCGATAAGTGATGTTGGCGGTTTTGATGCAAAATATAAACTGGTTATTGCAGCCGCACATGCATATGGCGTAGTGGTAAAACCTGAAGAAGTATTCAATCTTGGCATACAATCTTTGTCGGCGTATGACCTGCAATATGCCCGCGAGAAAAACTTAAAGATCAAGTTGGTTCCGGTTGCGAAAGAGTTGGATGACCGGCACGTGGCTTTATTCGTGTTGCCTAAATTTGTGAACGAAACTGAGTTCCTGTATAATGTAGAATATGAATACAACGGCGTTATTGTACAGGCAGCTTTCGCCGATCAACAATTCTTCTTTGGAAAAGGCGCTGGGGGCCACCCGACAGGTTCTGCAGTTTTATCGGATATAGCTGCACTTCGTTATGATTATCAATACGAATACAAAAAAGCAAAAGCAAAAAAGGACCTGAAGTTCACGAATGATATCGAAATCAATATCTATTTGCGCTATGAGGATGACGACCTTGTAGACGAATTAGGCTTTGAATATATCCACGAACGTTATTACTCCGGCAATTACAAGTTTGTTATAGGGAAAATCAATCTGCAAAAACTGATTGACAATCAACATCGTATATCAGACAAGGCGTTCATAGCGTTTGCCGATCAGCTGAAAGGGGTCAGTTTGGCTGAATCGAAAAAGCAGGCGCTTGAGGTTCTATAA
- a CDS encoding dihydrolipoamide acetyltransferase family protein, translating to MAKYQLLLPKMGESVAEATIIKWNKAVGDRIEADETVMEIATDKVDSEVPSPVTGTLLEQLCNENDVVQVGGVIAVIETDEVEETTGLPQAAEVIQDIDKAVETPSEEPVSPEAVPGLEQLEAKETAVATGEEEAKGSGRFYSPLVKNIAAQEGLSIEELDKIPGTGAEGRLTKDDLLSYIQNPAAYKVAAGEEPVAEQPKEKPKPAATITEPVAEQKPAAAPAQPQPVAEPKAAPAISVSGGDEIIEMDRMRKLIADHMVMSKQTSPHVTSFVEADVTNIVQWREKVKGAFEKKEGEKITYTPIFIEAVVRAIKDMPMINISVNGTQIIKKSAINIGMATSLPSGNLIVPVIKKADELNLVGLTKSVNDLANRARNNKLQPDDVKDGTFTITNVGSFGNVMGTPIINQPQVAILAVGAIKKKPAVIETPQGDMIAIRHMMFLSLSYDHRVVDGALGGSFLRRIADYLEGWDINRAV from the coding sequence ATGGCTAAATACCAATTATTACTGCCGAAAATGGGCGAGAGCGTTGCCGAGGCTACCATTATAAAATGGAATAAAGCCGTTGGCGACCGCATTGAGGCCGACGAAACAGTAATGGAAATTGCTACCGATAAAGTGGACTCCGAAGTACCGTCGCCGGTAACAGGAACGCTGCTTGAACAACTTTGCAACGAGAATGATGTGGTGCAAGTTGGTGGAGTGATTGCCGTGATAGAAACTGACGAGGTTGAAGAAACAACCGGACTGCCACAGGCTGCTGAAGTGATACAGGATATTGATAAGGCGGTTGAAACGCCGTCAGAAGAACCTGTTTCACCAGAAGCGGTACCCGGCCTGGAGCAATTAGAAGCTAAAGAAACCGCAGTTGCGACCGGAGAGGAAGAGGCAAAAGGATCAGGAAGATTTTATTCGCCGCTGGTAAAGAACATTGCTGCGCAGGAAGGTTTAAGTATTGAAGAACTTGACAAAATACCTGGCACTGGCGCGGAAGGCCGTTTAACAAAAGACGACCTGTTGAGTTATATCCAAAACCCTGCTGCGTACAAAGTCGCAGCTGGTGAGGAACCGGTTGCCGAACAGCCAAAAGAAAAACCAAAACCGGCAGCTACGATTACAGAACCTGTTGCCGAACAAAAGCCTGCCGCAGCGCCTGCTCAACCACAACCAGTTGCCGAGCCAAAAGCGGCTCCGGCTATATCGGTTTCGGGCGGCGACGAGATCATCGAGATGGACCGGATGCGCAAGCTCATAGCCGACCACATGGTGATGAGCAAGCAAACTTCGCCGCACGTAACCTCATTTGTTGAGGCCGATGTGACCAATATCGTGCAATGGCGCGAAAAGGTGAAGGGCGCTTTTGAAAAGAAAGAAGGGGAGAAGATAACCTACACCCCAATATTTATTGAGGCTGTTGTAAGGGCCATCAAAGATATGCCGATGATCAACATTTCGGTAAATGGTACCCAGATCATCAAAAAGTCGGCTATCAATATCGGTATGGCTACGTCGCTGCCAAGCGGTAACCTGATAGTTCCGGTTATTAAGAAAGCAGATGAGCTGAATCTGGTTGGTTTGACCAAATCAGTAAACGACCTGGCTAATCGCGCCCGCAACAATAAACTGCAGCCCGATGATGTAAAAGACGGAACTTTTACCATCACCAATGTCGGCTCGTTCGGCAATGTGATGGGAACGCCTATCATCAACCAACCACAGGTTGCTATTTTAGCCGTAGGCGCCATCAAAAAGAAACCTGCTGTTATAGAAACGCCGCAGGGGGATATGATCGCTATCAGGCATATGATGTTCCTTTCGCTGTCCTACGACCATAGGGTGGTGGATGGTGCGCTTGGCGGGTCGTTCCTGCGCCGTATAGCCGATTATCTGGAAGGCTGGGACATAAACAGAGCGGTGTAG
- a CDS encoding cupin domain-containing protein: MKNNTPTPIITGPYEGPSLSVVGDTYRILVSGKQTGSAFATIDMLVPPGGGPGPHAHPDFEETFYVVDGEVEVKSEAGTYIAQKGAYVVIPKGGMVHCFKNKSDKMAHLLCTVIPAGLEDLFIEIGRPVKYDEFLPAPHLDPEGIGKLVAIAEKHGQKVFPPDYLG; this comes from the coding sequence ATGAAAAACAACACCCCTACCCCCATCATCACCGGCCCGTACGAAGGCCCAAGCCTTTCAGTTGTTGGCGATACCTACCGCATTTTGGTTAGCGGTAAGCAAACCGGCAGCGCTTTTGCCACTATTGATATGCTGGTACCACCGGGCGGCGGACCCGGTCCGCATGCGCACCCGGATTTTGAAGAGACATTTTACGTTGTGGATGGCGAAGTTGAGGTGAAGTCGGAAGCGGGTACTTATATCGCTCAAAAAGGTGCGTATGTGGTTATCCCGAAAGGCGGCATGGTGCATTGCTTTAAAAATAAGTCGGATAAAATGGCGCACCTGCTTTGCACGGTTATACCCGCCGGATTGGAAGATCTGTTTATCGAGATAGGCCGGCCGGTAAAGTATGACGAATTTCTACCGGCGCCACACCTGGACCCGGAAGGTATAGGAAAACTGGTAGCTATTGCCGAAAAGCACGGACAAAAAGTTTTTCCACCCGATTATTTAGGTTGA